One genomic segment of Humidesulfovibrio mexicanus includes these proteins:
- the argF gene encoding ornithine carbamoyltransferase, which produces MPRHFLNILDLSKEEARAVLLRAKALKDGDIRTRMLDGKTVILIFEKASTRTRVSFEVAVRHLGGQTVFLTPHESQLGRNEPLKDTARVLSRYADALVVRTFGQEKLETLVEWGSIPVVNALTDEHHPCQVMSDVLTMYERTPDLPALKVGWIGDGNNMAHSWIEAAALYGFDLTLACPSGYTPDTDIVARAKALGARVTLTEDPAVAARDADYLNTDVWASMGQEAEQLRREAAFEGYQLNDGLMALAKPGCKVMHCLPAHRGEEISDEVFEANADMIFDEAENRLHMQKAVLEWVFEAL; this is translated from the coding sequence ATGCCCAGACACTTTCTGAACATCCTCGACCTCTCAAAGGAAGAGGCACGCGCCGTGCTGCTGCGCGCCAAGGCTCTCAAGGATGGCGACATCCGCACCAGGATGCTGGACGGCAAAACCGTCATCCTCATTTTCGAGAAGGCCTCCACGCGTACGCGCGTGTCTTTTGAGGTGGCCGTGCGGCACCTGGGCGGCCAGACGGTGTTTCTGACCCCGCACGAATCACAGCTGGGCCGGAACGAGCCGCTCAAGGACACCGCCCGCGTGCTTTCGCGCTACGCCGACGCGCTTGTGGTGCGCACCTTCGGGCAGGAGAAGCTGGAGACCCTTGTGGAGTGGGGCAGCATTCCCGTGGTCAACGCCCTCACCGACGAACACCACCCCTGCCAGGTCATGAGCGATGTGCTCACCATGTACGAGCGCACGCCGGACCTGCCCGCCCTCAAGGTGGGCTGGATCGGCGACGGCAACAACATGGCGCATTCGTGGATCGAGGCCGCGGCCCTGTACGGCTTCGACCTCACCCTGGCCTGCCCCTCGGGCTACACCCCGGATACGGACATCGTGGCCAGGGCCAAGGCGCTGGGCGCGCGCGTCACGTTGACGGAAGACCCCGCCGTGGCCGCCAGGGACGCCGACTACCTGAATACCGACGTCTGGGCCTCCATGGGGCAGGAAGCCGAGCAGCTCCGGCGCGAGGCCGCCTTCGAGGGGTACCAGCTGAACGACGGCCTTATGGCACTGGCCAAGCCGGGCTGCAAGGTCATGCACTGCCTGCCCGCGCACCGGGGCGAGGAAATTTCCGACGAAGTGTTCGAGGCCAACGCGGACATGATCTTCGACGAGGCCGAGAACCGCCTGCACATGCAGAAGGCCGTTCTCGAGTGGGTCTTCGAGGCCCTGTAA
- a CDS encoding SO_0444 family Cu/Zn efflux transporter, with protein sequence MEGGLVSAYLMQCWGVLREAAPYVLLGFLFAGVLKGLLPDGLLTRHLGGRGPLSVFKAAALGVPLPLCSCGVVPAALGLKRQGAGPGATTAFMISTPETGVDSLAVTWAMIDPLMTALRPLAALITAVAAGLAANLLPERLLRQEPQTLSPLAGADCCCGGCSAGNQHDHAAGMCVRLRAGVGEAFDEMLSDVGGWLCIGILVAGAISLILPPDFFSDVPGGELSSMLIMLAAGIPMYVCASSSTPIAASLLLKGLSPGAALVFLLSGPATNATTITVMARSFGPALTAVYVASIAACSLLFGVLANRLYAALGFDIHAILGQVGEALPAWVETSSAILLLALIARAWLARGAGHGH encoded by the coding sequence ATGGAAGGCGGGTTGGTATCGGCCTATTTGATGCAATGCTGGGGGGTGCTGCGAGAGGCCGCGCCGTATGTCCTGCTTGGGTTTCTCTTCGCCGGAGTGCTCAAGGGGCTGCTGCCGGACGGATTGCTGACGCGGCATTTGGGCGGGCGGGGGCCGCTTTCGGTGTTCAAGGCCGCGGCCCTGGGCGTTCCGTTGCCGCTGTGTTCCTGCGGGGTCGTGCCCGCCGCGCTGGGGCTCAAACGGCAGGGAGCTGGTCCGGGAGCCACCACGGCCTTTATGATTTCGACGCCGGAAACAGGAGTGGATTCCTTGGCCGTTACCTGGGCCATGATCGATCCGCTGATGACGGCGTTGCGGCCCTTGGCCGCGTTGATCACGGCCGTGGCCGCGGGATTGGCCGCCAACCTTTTGCCTGAAAGGCTGCTGCGACAGGAACCGCAGACATTGTCGCCTTTGGCTGGTGCGGATTGCTGTTGCGGTGGCTGCTCTGCCGGGAATCAGCACGATCATGCGGCGGGGATGTGCGTTCGGCTGCGCGCCGGAGTTGGCGAAGCCTTCGACGAGATGCTTTCCGACGTGGGGGGCTGGCTGTGCATCGGAATCCTCGTGGCCGGAGCCATCTCGCTGATTTTGCCTCCTGATTTCTTCAGCGATGTTCCGGGCGGCGAATTGTCTTCCATGCTCATCATGCTGGCGGCGGGGATTCCAATGTACGTCTGCGCGTCAAGCTCCACGCCCATCGCGGCATCGTTGCTTCTGAAGGGGCTTTCCCCTGGCGCGGCGCTTGTGTTCCTGCTCTCGGGACCAGCCACGAACGCCACCACCATCACCGTCATGGCCCGCAGCTTCGGTCCCGCGCTTACGGCGGTCTATGTCGCATCCATCGCGGCGTGTTCGCTGCTGTTCGGTGTTCTGGCCAACCGCCTGTATGCCGCTCTTGGTTTTGACATCCACGCCATTCTCGGCCAAGTGGGCGAGGCTCTGCCCGCCTGGGTGGAAACGTCCAGCGCCATTTTGCTTTTGGCGCTCATCGCGCGGGCGTGGCTCGCGCGCGGCGCAGGGCATGGTCATTGA
- a CDS encoding glycosyltransferase family 2 protein — translation MNAVPLFSCVIPVFNKWELTRACLESLRQHTVGVDFEVVVADNASSDGTATDCLPLGQALFPGRFRLLRFETNRNFGPACNAGARAAASPLLFFLNNDTLMSPNWLPPLLQSLEADGRIGAVGPLLRYPDDPLLGARVQHLGIAVGPQLYPKHVYEFFPIGHPLVRKRRAVQALTAAALFLPRVLFDECGGFCEQYRNGGEDVELGVRINRKGFQQLCVPESVIIHLASQTPGRNDHEAHNARVLKERCLTLLVPDLAFHAARDGYELRLNAVLRPYLALPPRRERIFAGRLSQGLGAAECAELLQREPLWLAGYGHLAGMLEAWGDVAGACAQRFLQSRFCPDAECMVELARLARLCGDAKRLSMAENWLAWRTEITRSGELPKVAAEVAVFMQSLGLEDLATLYRCWPQGEGV, via the coding sequence ATGAACGCCGTGCCGTTGTTTTCCTGCGTTATTCCGGTGTTCAACAAGTGGGAACTGACGCGGGCCTGTCTGGAGAGTCTGCGCCAACACACGGTCGGCGTGGACTTCGAGGTCGTGGTGGCGGACAACGCCTCCTCCGACGGCACTGCCACGGACTGTCTGCCCTTGGGCCAGGCACTTTTTCCGGGGCGCTTCCGCCTGCTGCGCTTCGAGACCAACCGGAACTTCGGCCCGGCCTGCAACGCAGGCGCACGCGCGGCCGCCTCGCCACTGCTGTTTTTCCTGAACAACGACACCCTGATGTCTCCGAACTGGCTGCCCCCTCTGTTGCAGTCGCTGGAAGCCGACGGGCGCATCGGTGCCGTCGGCCCGCTTTTGCGCTATCCGGACGATCCGCTCCTTGGCGCACGGGTGCAGCACTTGGGCATCGCCGTTGGGCCGCAACTCTATCCGAAGCATGTCTATGAATTTTTTCCCATCGGGCACCCTCTTGTGCGCAAGCGCAGGGCCGTGCAGGCGCTTACCGCCGCGGCCTTGTTTCTGCCCCGTGTGCTTTTCGACGAATGCGGCGGCTTTTGCGAACAGTACCGCAATGGCGGGGAGGACGTGGAGCTTGGTGTCCGCATCAACCGCAAGGGGTTCCAGCAGTTGTGCGTGCCGGAGAGCGTCATCATCCACCTGGCAAGCCAGACTCCCGGCCGCAATGACCACGAGGCGCACAACGCGCGCGTGCTCAAGGAGCGCTGCCTCACACTGCTCGTGCCGGATCTGGCCTTTCACGCTGCGCGCGATGGCTACGAGTTGCGCCTGAATGCCGTGCTGCGCCCGTATCTTGCGCTGCCGCCACGCAGGGAGCGGATCTTTGCCGGGAGGCTCTCGCAGGGGCTCGGAGCTGCGGAGTGCGCGGAGCTGCTCCAGCGCGAGCCCTTATGGCTTGCCGGGTATGGACATCTCGCCGGGATGCTTGAGGCCTGGGGGGATGTGGCGGGCGCCTGCGCCCAGCGGTTTCTGCAAAGCCGGTTTTGTCCGGATGCGGAGTGCATGGTCGAGTTGGCCCGGTTGGCCAGGCTGTGCGGGGACGCCAAGCGGCTGTCCATGGCTGAAAACTGGCTGGCCTGGCGGACCGAGATCACGCGCAGCGGAGAGCTGCCGAAGGTGGCCGCCGAGGTGGCTGTGTTCATGCAGTCCCTTGGCCTTGAGGACCTGGCCACCCTGTACCGGTGTTGGCCGCAGGGGGAAGGCGTCTAG
- a CDS encoding argininosuccinate synthase: protein MSSIKKVVLAYSGGLDTSIILKWIKNTYNCEVVTFTADLGQGEELDGVEAKALATGATKAYVEDIREEYARDFVFPMLRAAALYEGRYLLGTSIARPLIAKRMCEIAEAEGAQAVAHGATGKGNDQVRFELTTMALNPKLKTIAPWRDWDMKSRSDLVAYAEKNGIPVPVTQAKPWSQDANLLHVSFEGGELEDPWNEPAKGCHRYCTPIEDAPDTAEEITLDFEAGNAVALNGKPLSPAQMVLTLNEVAGRHGVGRVDMVENRFVGMKSRGVYETPGGTVIHIAKRDLEGICLDREVMHLRDSLIPRYAEMVYYGYWFAPEREALQALVDKTQEKVTGTVRCKLYKGNCIPVGRKSPFSLYRMDLATFEEDEVYNQADAAGFIKLVGLRLKGRMADK from the coding sequence ATGAGTTCCATCAAAAAGGTCGTGCTCGCCTACTCCGGCGGCCTGGACACCTCCATCATCCTCAAGTGGATCAAAAACACGTACAATTGCGAGGTCGTCACCTTTACCGCCGATCTGGGGCAGGGCGAAGAACTTGACGGCGTGGAGGCCAAGGCGTTGGCCACCGGCGCCACCAAGGCCTACGTCGAGGACATCCGCGAGGAGTACGCCCGCGATTTTGTGTTCCCCATGCTGCGCGCGGCCGCCTTGTACGAGGGCCGGTACCTGCTCGGCACCTCCATCGCCCGGCCGCTCATCGCCAAGCGCATGTGCGAAATCGCCGAGGCCGAGGGCGCGCAGGCCGTGGCCCACGGCGCCACGGGCAAGGGCAACGACCAGGTGCGCTTCGAGCTCACCACCATGGCCCTCAATCCCAAGCTCAAGACCATCGCTCCCTGGCGCGACTGGGACATGAAGTCCCGCTCGGACTTGGTCGCCTACGCCGAGAAGAACGGCATCCCCGTGCCCGTCACCCAGGCCAAGCCCTGGAGCCAGGACGCCAACCTTCTGCATGTCTCCTTCGAGGGTGGCGAATTGGAAGACCCTTGGAACGAGCCCGCCAAGGGCTGCCACCGCTACTGCACGCCCATTGAGGACGCGCCGGACACGGCCGAGGAGATCACCCTCGACTTCGAGGCGGGCAACGCCGTGGCCTTGAACGGCAAGCCCCTTTCGCCCGCGCAGATGGTCCTCACCCTGAACGAGGTCGCCGGTCGCCACGGCGTGGGCCGTGTGGACATGGTGGAGAACCGCTTCGTGGGCATGAAGTCGCGCGGGGTGTACGAGACCCCTGGCGGCACCGTCATCCACATCGCCAAGCGCGACCTGGAAGGCATCTGCCTGGACCGCGAGGTCATGCACCTGCGCGATTCCCTCATCCCCCGCTATGCCGAAATGGTCTATTACGGCTACTGGTTCGCGCCCGAGCGCGAGGCCCTGCAGGCCCTTGTGGACAAGACGCAGGAAAAGGTCACCGGCACCGTGCGCTGCAAGCTCTACAAGGGCAACTGCATCCCCGTGGGCCGCAAGTCGCCGTTCTCGCTCTACCGCATGGACCTCGCCACCTTCGAAGAGGACGAGGTCTACAACCAGGCTGATGCGGCCGGGTTCATCAAACTCGTTGGCCTGCGCCTCAAGGGCCGCATGGCCGACAAGTAG
- the argH gene encoding argininosuccinate lyase, with the protein MTKKMWGGRFAEASAASVEEYTQSESFDRALYREDIAGSKAHARMLGVTGIISPDEAETLVRGLDQVLSEIEAGTFVWKRELEDVHMNIERRLTEIVGSVGGKLHTARSRNDQVGLDFRLHVNARLEVWRCELARLVDVLAGRAEEHAQTLLPGCTHLQPAQPVSLAQHLLAYAQMFKRDHERLADCLKRVRVSPLGAAALAGTTHPIRPDLVAEGVGFPATFANSMDAVSDRDYALEALFCGSVVMMHLSRLCEEIILWANPNFGYVKLPDAYSTGSSIMPQKKNPDVCELMRGKTGRVYGALTTLLTIMKGLPLTYNRDMQEDKEPFFDADRTVSASVSIMADMLAVLEFRPDAMLAALDKGFLNATELADYLAARGLPFREAHHATGAAVALAEKKGVRLEDLSLEELRGFSPLVDQDVFVVLGHGAAVRRRSLPGGTGPDPVAAQLAALRGWLVSVR; encoded by the coding sequence ATGACCAAGAAGATGTGGGGCGGACGTTTCGCCGAGGCCTCGGCGGCTTCGGTGGAGGAGTACACCCAGTCCGAGAGCTTCGACAGGGCCTTGTATCGCGAGGACATCGCCGGGTCCAAGGCCCATGCCAGGATGCTTGGCGTGACCGGCATCATTTCGCCTGATGAAGCCGAGACGCTGGTGCGCGGGCTGGACCAGGTGTTGTCCGAAATTGAGGCGGGAACGTTCGTCTGGAAGCGCGAGCTGGAAGACGTGCACATGAACATCGAGCGCCGCCTGACGGAGATCGTCGGGTCTGTTGGCGGCAAGCTGCACACGGCGCGCAGCCGTAACGACCAGGTGGGGCTCGACTTCCGCCTGCACGTGAACGCCCGTCTGGAGGTGTGGCGCTGCGAACTGGCGCGCCTGGTGGATGTGCTGGCGGGCAGGGCGGAGGAGCACGCGCAGACGCTTCTGCCCGGCTGTACGCACTTGCAGCCCGCCCAGCCTGTGAGCCTGGCCCAGCATCTGCTCGCCTACGCGCAGATGTTCAAGCGGGACCACGAGCGCCTTGCCGACTGCCTGAAGCGGGTGCGCGTGTCGCCGCTGGGCGCTGCGGCGCTGGCCGGCACCACGCATCCCATCCGGCCCGACCTGGTGGCCGAGGGCGTGGGCTTTCCCGCCACCTTCGCCAACAGCATGGACGCCGTGAGCGACCGGGACTACGCGCTGGAGGCGCTGTTTTGCGGCAGCGTGGTGATGATGCACCTGAGCAGGCTGTGCGAGGAAATCATCCTGTGGGCCAATCCGAATTTTGGCTACGTCAAGCTGCCGGACGCGTATTCCACGGGCTCGAGCATCATGCCGCAAAAGAAGAACCCGGACGTGTGTGAGCTGATGCGAGGCAAGACCGGACGGGTGTACGGCGCGCTCACCACGCTTTTGACCATCATGAAGGGGTTGCCGCTTACCTACAACCGCGACATGCAGGAGGACAAGGAGCCCTTCTTCGACGCGGACCGGACGGTGAGCGCCTCGGTGTCCATCATGGCCGACATGTTGGCCGTGCTTGAATTTCGGCCTGATGCGATGCTGGCGGCCCTGGACAAGGGGTTTTTGAACGCCACGGAGCTGGCCGACTATCTTGCGGCCAGGGGGCTGCCGTTTCGCGAGGCGCACCACGCCACAGGCGCGGCTGTCGCCCTGGCGGAAAAAAAGGGCGTGCGGCTTGAGGATTTGAGCCTGGAGGAATTGCGGGGCTTTTCGCCTTTGGTCGATCAGGATGTGTTCGTCGTGTTGGGGCATGGTGCGGCTGTGCGCAGACGTTCTCTGCCCGGCGGCACCGGGCCGGACCCTGTTGCGGCGCAGCTTGCCGCCCTGCGGGGGTGGCTCGTCTCCGTCCGCTGA
- a CDS encoding diguanylate cyclase yields MLTPEKEHAEASERLSELLRQAAMGCMVGVPQWEDFAASTGQGAYVEAMQRLTRLELPPEEAKENLLGIVSHQQSLCQELGRPVSLITATCDFFMHVRPLLRDPILVEVRLLQQKEECAYRDELTGLFNRRSFNQEVPREMERFRRFGQPFSLLMLDLDHFKIFNDRHGHSAGDQALRDVSRIMQEKARLYDRVVRYGGEEFAVILPQTSAEEALFMAERIREAMAEHHVLYAGEDLGAITISIGVAAFPQDALSMSDLVRNADKALYLAKQERNRVRRFQDSQRSHPRYTLSTPLPFRIMSGQTGRIDADVLDMSLGGLSCKVRKSLPKASTLHLVLSDPERLVHLPLQAEVRRVVETEDRSYQIGLSFRLESVEDQMKLMALLEGRMTVPGHVAEVQPGISDA; encoded by the coding sequence ATGCTGACCCCAGAAAAAGAACACGCTGAAGCCTCGGAACGCCTCTCCGAGCTGTTGCGCCAGGCTGCCATGGGGTGCATGGTCGGGGTGCCGCAATGGGAGGATTTTGCAGCAAGCACCGGGCAAGGCGCGTATGTCGAAGCCATGCAGCGCTTGACGCGGCTCGAACTGCCGCCTGAAGAAGCGAAGGAGAACCTGCTCGGCATCGTGTCCCACCAGCAAAGCCTCTGCCAGGAGCTCGGCCGTCCGGTAAGCCTGATCACCGCCACCTGTGATTTCTTCATGCACGTTCGCCCGCTGCTGCGCGACCCCATCCTCGTGGAGGTGCGCCTGCTACAGCAAAAAGAGGAATGCGCGTACCGAGACGAGCTCACCGGCCTGTTCAACCGCCGCTCCTTCAACCAGGAGGTGCCCAGGGAGATGGAGCGCTTCCGTCGCTTCGGGCAGCCCTTTTCGCTGCTCATGCTGGACCTGGATCATTTCAAAATATTCAACGACCGTCACGGGCACTCGGCCGGGGACCAAGCCTTGCGCGATGTCTCCAGAATCATGCAGGAAAAGGCCCGGCTGTACGACCGGGTGGTTCGCTACGGGGGCGAAGAATTCGCCGTCATTCTCCCGCAGACCTCGGCAGAAGAAGCGCTGTTCATGGCTGAGCGCATCCGGGAAGCAATGGCTGAACACCATGTGCTTTACGCGGGGGAGGATCTCGGAGCCATAACCATCAGCATCGGCGTGGCCGCTTTCCCCCAAGACGCGCTCAGCATGTCGGACCTTGTGCGCAACGCGGACAAGGCGCTCTATCTCGCCAAGCAGGAACGCAACAGGGTGCGCAGATTCCAGGACAGCCAGCGCAGCCACCCCCGGTACACCCTGAGCACTCCCCTGCCCTTCCGGATCATGAGCGGGCAGACTGGCCGCATCGATGCTGACGTCCTGGACATGAGCCTGGGCGGGCTCTCCTGCAAAGTTCGGAAATCCCTGCCCAAGGCCTCAACGTTGCATCTGGTGCTCTCCGATCCCGAGCGTCTCGTCCACCTCCCTCTGCAGGCAGAGGTGCGGCGCGTTGTGGAGACAGAAGACAGGAGCTACCAGATAGGGCTGTCCTTCCGGCTGGAGAGCGTGGAGGATCAAATGAAGCTCATGGCCCTGCTCGAAGGCCGCATGACCGTTCCGGGACATGTTGCGGAAGTGCAACCCGGCATCTCCGACGCCTAG
- the ybeY gene encoding rRNA maturation RNase YbeY, translating to MTVARVSRVALSIEAAPSCLDPRFPLTRRELLELVAILLAALDLSGAGLSLTVVDDAAQAELNAEFLGCLGPTNILSFPEDDPARPRDLGALFLSAETLVREAFLYGQGPREHTARLLAHGILHLAGHDHGPEMDELTERAVARACLA from the coding sequence ATGACCGTGGCGCGCGTATCCAGAGTCGCCTTGAGCATCGAGGCCGCGCCCTCCTGCCTGGACCCCCGCTTCCCGCTCACCCGGCGCGAGTTGCTGGAACTCGTCGCCATTCTTCTCGCCGCCCTGGACCTCTCCGGTGCGGGGCTTTCCCTGACCGTGGTCGACGACGCGGCGCAGGCCGAGCTCAATGCGGAATTTCTGGGCTGCCTTGGGCCCACCAATATCCTGAGTTTCCCCGAGGACGATCCTGCGCGGCCCCGTGACCTTGGGGCGCTGTTTCTTTCCGCGGAGACCCTTGTCCGCGAGGCCTTTCTCTATGGGCAAGGGCCCCGCGAACACACGGCCCGTCTGCTTGCTCATGGCATTCTGCATCTGGCCGGGCATGACCACGGACCGGAGATGGACGAGTTGACCGAGCGCGCCGTGGCGCGCGCCTGTCTGGCCTGA
- a CDS encoding VOC family protein, with the protein MRQIGVFDHASVRVRARDRDDAIVEFLELTNYEFSMAVYVDNLNSITNVARLPGEPYAMVITSGLGDSADGQEGPTEKFIRNYGRRIHHLAFRTSRIEETFAGLKAQGMEFLLELVGSPEEGLKQTFSRPSPHTLIVNEYIQRYEGFEGFFTKSNVTLLTEATARQ; encoded by the coding sequence TTGCGACAGATCGGCGTGTTCGACCATGCCTCTGTTCGCGTACGGGCGCGGGACCGCGACGATGCCATCGTGGAGTTCTTGGAACTAACCAACTACGAGTTTTCCATGGCCGTGTACGTGGACAACTTGAATTCCATCACCAATGTTGCACGCCTGCCGGGCGAGCCCTATGCCATGGTCATCACCTCCGGCCTGGGCGATTCAGCTGACGGGCAGGAGGGGCCCACGGAGAAGTTCATCAGGAACTACGGGCGGCGCATCCACCACTTGGCCTTCCGCACCAGTCGCATCGAGGAGACCTTCGCCGGGCTCAAGGCCCAGGGAATGGAGTTCCTGCTTGAACTGGTGGGCTCGCCGGAGGAGGGCCTCAAGCAGACCTTCAGTCGGCCTTCGCCGCACACGCTCATTGTCAATGAATACATCCAACGGTACGAGGGATTTGAGGGCTTCTTCACCAAAAGCAACGTCACCCTGCTTACCGAGGCCACGGCGAGGCAATAG
- a CDS encoding ArsR/SmtB family transcription factor: MSNRSCEVGPSADRARAQPQDSLSVPEQCEDVCVHQDRVARVRSSFLDDATADGLAELFSLLGDRTRVRILHALSLGELCVCDLAAVLNVSASAVSHQLRLLRTAKLVRARKEGKNVFYALDDGHVHSLITQGLEHVLE, encoded by the coding sequence ATGAGCAATCGTTCATGCGAAGTCGGTCCGAGTGCGGACAGGGCGCGTGCGCAGCCGCAGGACAGCCTCTCCGTACCGGAGCAGTGCGAAGACGTTTGTGTCCATCAGGACAGGGTGGCTCGTGTGCGCTCCTCGTTTCTCGATGACGCCACGGCCGATGGGCTTGCGGAACTATTCAGTTTGCTTGGAGACCGAACCCGCGTCCGCATTCTGCATGCCTTGAGCCTGGGAGAATTGTGCGTGTGCGATCTTGCGGCGGTGTTGAACGTGAGCGCCTCAGCCGTGTCGCACCAACTGCGGCTGTTGCGCACGGCAAAACTGGTTCGCGCCCGCAAGGAAGGGAAGAACGTTTTTTACGCCCTGGACGATGGCCATGTGCATAGCCTTATCACCCAGGGTCTGGAGCATGTATTGGAATAG
- a CDS encoding PhoH family protein gives MSMEGGASRKLEFQDSGLANKLFGPQGANLALLTEKSGVAIETRGTSATLRGETDLVEVCAGVLTQLYGLLREGRQVHPQDVDCAWRILLREPGADVRRIFMDTVYVASPKKTIAPKTISQRDYLEAIRANDLVFAIGPAGTGKTYLAVALAVSALMRREVKRIVLARPAVEAGEKLGFLPGDLAEKVNPYLRPLYDALHDMLDFARVQDMLETGVIEVAPLAFMRGRTLNDAFVILDEAQNTTPEQMKMFLTRLGFGSRAVVTGDVTQIDLPSQARSGLVDASRILQGVKGIGFVRFHEEDVIRHPLVGRIVQAYEREQRQGGGREAERRDVERGKERA, from the coding sequence ATGAGCATGGAAGGCGGCGCCAGCCGCAAGCTGGAGTTTCAGGATTCTGGTCTGGCCAACAAATTGTTTGGTCCGCAGGGCGCCAACCTGGCCCTGCTCACCGAGAAGAGCGGCGTGGCCATTGAAACGCGTGGGACCAGCGCCACCTTGCGCGGCGAGACCGACCTTGTGGAGGTCTGCGCCGGAGTGTTGACGCAGTTGTACGGGCTGCTGCGCGAGGGCAGGCAGGTGCACCCGCAGGACGTTGACTGCGCCTGGCGCATCCTGCTGCGCGAACCCGGAGCGGACGTTCGGCGCATCTTCATGGACACGGTGTACGTGGCCTCGCCCAAGAAGACCATCGCGCCCAAGACCATCAGCCAGCGCGACTACCTGGAAGCCATCCGTGCAAACGACCTCGTGTTCGCCATCGGCCCGGCGGGCACGGGCAAGACGTATCTTGCCGTGGCGCTGGCCGTTTCCGCCCTCATGCGCAGGGAGGTCAAGCGCATCGTGCTGGCCCGCCCGGCGGTGGAGGCCGGGGAGAAGCTCGGCTTCCTGCCCGGCGACCTGGCCGAAAAGGTCAACCCGTATCTGCGTCCGCTATACGACGCCCTGCACGACATGCTGGACTTCGCCCGCGTGCAGGACATGCTCGAGACCGGCGTCATCGAGGTGGCCCCGTTGGCCTTCATGCGCGGCCGCACCTTGAACGATGCCTTCGTCATCCTTGACGAGGCCCAGAACACCACGCCGGAGCAGATGAAGATGTTTCTCACGAGGCTGGGCTTCGGTTCCCGTGCGGTGGTCACCGGCGACGTGACCCAGATCGACCTGCCGAGCCAGGCCCGCTCCGGGCTCGTCGACGCCAGCCGCATCCTGCAAGGGGTCAAGGGTATTGGCTTCGTGCGGTTCCATGAGGAGGACGTCATCCGCCATCCGCTGGTGGGCCGCATCGTGCAGGCCTACGAGCGCGAACAGCGGCAGGGCGGGGGGCGCGAGGCCGAGAGACGCGACGTCGAGAGGGGCAAGGAGCGCGCATGA